aaattttattattactagtaactaattgtatgagaaagagaattttgaaaaaattatgaatccgaatttcggttcgagaaaaataatttataagaaatatttcaatattttgaaatatagaCAAGTGCCTATTAATACATGACGtaacataaaatattaaatttctcTAAAAGTGTAGTTGTAAGAAATAGCCGTGTCAGAATTTTAAATCTACACGAGTTAGAATTTTCTGCGCTTTATCTTTTTGTGAGTTGAGTTAGACAAATTTAGCTAAACTTAAcgtatataaaataaaaatcaggGCACATAATCCACAACCAAAGTAAGCTAACATGTGGTTCCGATCATGCTTCTaagtaaaaaaacaaaaacccatttttttaaattgagaaaaaaattgaattttcacgcccatgataaaaaaaaaaatttaaaaaaaaatacaaacttAACCTCGAGCATTACcagtaaaagaaaaaaataaacaaagtaacatttatatatttatttatttgacaaTAAGAACATTTAGGATGTGAagtaaaacaacaaaaacaaaaatttgtgttagGTGGTTttacaggtcgtatttgtgagacaaatatcttatttggatcatccataaaaaaatattactttttatgctaagaacattactttttattgtaaattatcggtagggttgacccgtctcacagattatgatccgtgagacggtctcgcatgagacccactcaacaGCAAATGCATTATCATTCTAAAAAGACAAAAACATCGTCACTTTTTCACACGATTTCCTGAAGTTTCATAATTGTTTAATAATTTTACAACTCACAGCTTGTATTATTTCTATTTAAGTTGACAGTTCAAACGGATCAGAATTTGTTTGATGAAACTTCAATTTCCACTCAGTGAATTTTCATAAaacaatttcattttattttagctTGAAGTATTTAATTTGATTATGGTAATGAAATTGGGTATTCAATTTTACAGTATTTTTTTTAGTACAATTATGGGTATTCAATTTTTacagtttcataaaaaaaatcactTCGAGAGTACAATATTTATGAAAGCTTTGTGCCCAATCTGATAACCATCTTCCAAAGCACAAGAAAGTGTTGTGTGCTGATAATTAAAGGTTAATCGAGGTTCAGTCTCTAAGTTCAAATACGAGTTATGATTCAGTCATCGTATCAGAAAAACTTAGTTTTAGTTTTCTGATCTGATATGTTTTTCATTTTAACTCTCTGaacttaaaaattcaaatattatattatatatacagtTATACACAGgttaagttgattgatatatgattcaattgtattttattttcaacaatATATATCTTATTGTCCAAAAAAGTTTCGTacctaaaaattataattatataccTAATTTAATTCGATTGATACTTAAAATTTGTACATTTGTTCTATAGTCTCAATTATTTGTatctatatttttcaaaaaaaaaattatttgtatcTATATTTATTGTTTTAGTTTTTCGTATCTATGGAACATAAATAATAtatcaaattaaaatttatagatATCTGAAACTCATAAATTTATGAAACGACATCAACGATTGATACTTATTTTGACTCAAAAAATACCATgaaactgaaatgataaaaacacATAAGGTCAGGGAGGTCAAACTAAATTTTCTGATATAAAAATTGAATCTTAACTTATATTTGATATCAGAGACTGAATCGCAAGATACTCATAATTAAAGAGAGGGGAGGGATCAGTGTCGACAGCGGTGAAAGATTAGAAATCCAATTGGAAATTTGTACAAAATAATTTTgtccaataattattttttcagCTGCTTGCATGCTTTCATTTACTCGTACATTTAATGTACCTTATCATTTGTGTTCTATCTTCAACGACTTTCTTCCATGCCAACAAGTCATGAATCTTGGTTTTATGTGCATCATAAAGAGATTGAACAAAAATTGTATTTTATGAGGTGAAAATTAATGTTGGGATCATTTTTATAAAAGTTGTGAATAAAAATTATTGtccttttttttgttgtttctgTCTATTTTTTTATATGACACTGATGTACGTAATGTCGTATCAGTATGTATTCTCATAGAGAAAATGGACTAAGATtgcaaaaaatctcaaaaaatacATTATGAAACTGATATTCaacaacatatataaatataatcgaaaagaaaacaaacatatataacaaaaatagtaattttctCCAATCCCCGAAACCAAAGACAATGTGCATCGGATGTCCCAAGTGCTAACGGTCGGTATAGCAGGCATCAATGTtcttttagtttattttatatatatgtaaagttaatttaattaataatgaattaattgttTAATAGAGAATACTTGAGAAATATTTAACAAAGTTGTTAAAATGTATTCGATGAaaccatattttttatttaaatatgtacgttttatatatttagttaaTTGGGATACTCTTTCACCTATCTACAAAAGTTATGAGTTGAATCATTTGCGAAAATAGAAATGGGAAaatttacaatatatatatattatagtaAGTCATTTGTGTCTACGGTCTCACATATCTTTACCCGTGAGATAGTTCAATCAagctcatatttacaataataagtaatGATTTTGGCATAAAAAGTTACTTTctcatgagtgacccaaatagcagatccgtctcataaaaatttttgtgtatatattcacatatatgtatatatttgaaCAAGGAAATTTACAATATTAATGCACCTGTAATACGTACAACTAACTCACACTTGTTTCAACCGTTTATATTTATGTCAATGGCTTGTAAAATCTCTTTATATAAACATTCCTCAGCAATATTGAGTTATCTTACCTCTTTCTGTAGTTCtttttcttaaaattatttatttattttagggTTTTCTCTTGGAAGAATGGAGAAGAAAAGAAGCGTGCAGGCGGCATCAGTACTACTGATTCTGAGCGTGATGCTTTCACAAAACTTGGTCCTTTCTGCAGCCAATTATTTTGAGGAGCAGAAGAACTTCTTCAATTTTCCTCCCTCAGGTCACTACATTATTCGAATTTTGTTTTCGAATAACGATATTCCGAATTCacatgtaaaatattgttaTCTTGTATAGCATGCATGCGAGGATGAACACGGGTTTCttagatgatcatgatcagttaTCATGGATGTGTTAATTTAAGATAAGGGTCACATAATTGACATTAAATTGCAATTAAAATTCCGATCAACATTGAAAGCTAAAATCTTGTTGAAATTTTGTACAGTTTACACGCCTCCGTCGCAAGGTTCAGGATCAGGCAGCTACCCATGCCCGACACCGTCAAAAGGCGGCAGCTACACCCCAACGCCCTCGAAAGGCGGCAGCTACAAATCCCCCACTCCCTCGAAAGGTGGCAGCTACAAATCCCCAACACCCTCGAAAGGCGGCAGCTATGGCAAACCTCCGAGCAAAGGGTATTCGAGTAGCCCTGTTTACCATGCTCCTCCAGTTTCTACTCCAACCCCAGTGCACAAGACTCCACCATCTTCTTTGCAGAATCCCCCTTACAGTTGCATGTGAGTACAAGtttttttggcagtgttaattTAATGTTTGTCAATGCTTACGGCACACTTACTGATTGACTGCTTTTTATGTATTTAATCATCGTGACTTGCATGCAGATACTGGAAGACTCATCCAGGCTTGATATCCGCTGTGTTTGGCTGGTGGGGCACTGTCGGCTCAGCATTTAACACTCCCACCATCCCTGGATTCTCCCCGAGCACCAGCTTGCTACAAGCTCTTTCAAACACGCGCACAGATGGATATGGAGACCTTTACAGGGAAGGCACGGCGGCGCTGCTCAACTCCATGGCGCACTCGGCTTCTTACCCTTACTCCGCTGCTCAGGTCAAAGACGGTTTCACGGCAGCGCTGAGCTCGAACCACGCTGCGGCGGTGCAGGCTAAGCTGTACAAGATGGCGAATGAGGCTAGAGTCAACTGATAGTGAATGATCAGTACTGAGATTTATTTGTTCATGTTGTTGATTGGTGTCATCGAATATTTTATCCTGTTTGGTTTGTGGGCTTGTTTTCTTTTTGATTAGGGGTCACATTTTTGGCTCAGTGTAACCTTAAAATATCTTATTTTAAATCGAATTAATCTGCTGTTTGAAAGgagttttaattttattttcgttatttatataatttagtTTATATCTATCTTCTGTGAGTACGTGTGTCATATACAAAAGATTatgataaatttttgaaaattatatgaTATACATTTCACAAATCTAATTAAATCATGTAACCGATGTGTTAGAACAATTTTCATAATTATTTAGTTTGTCGATAACGAATAAAATTTACTGCTGCAAAAATTACGGGCATCGCCCTGCCCGGTCAGGTCGCGAGGGTCGATGGGGCAGAGCCATCTCGTGGGATTGCCCCCAAAAGCTCTTCAGAAACCACACAATCATTTGCAAGGGGTAAGACAACTCTTTGGAAACATCTTGTTTCATGAAATGATGCAATATTTGATGAAGAGTTGCGTCTGTTCTGAATCGAATTTTCGTTTCTATATATATGACATCATTAGAtcaagaaaaaataattttggtttgttggattatgatttgatttaatcaCCTAAAAATATAGAATATCTCTATTGTCTCCTGAGAGAAATTTTTCATATCTTGTGACTAAAATGAGAGAGAAACAATATTTATCAAAAGAAAGCGTTGCAAACGTGCTCTGGAGTTCATTCATAACTATTTATGTTCAAGTATTTCTCAAATGTACCAAGGAAAATTTTCCTTTCTGTCTAGGAAATCTTGTCTGTTTgtagaaatatattttatatattattataaaaatagtTTCATAGCAGTTAATTTTGGTCTTTCtcgatgaatatattataaattcctGCCAAAATTGCTCAGTTTGGACCACTTGGACAAGAACAATAAATTCGATTAATAAAAATAGCTACTAGATTAAAACTGATATTCGATATTCTTAATGTTAAGAATAAGTTACGCTAAATCAACAGCATTAAGTTAATAAAtagataatataattaaataactctACTAATTTattaacaatatatatatatatatatatatatatatatatattttatttcacaATTAATGTACGATAAACATCGACATGCATGaatagaaaaaaaatgaaatatatatcGTCCAAGTTTGAAAaactgaaaaaaataataataataagttggTCTAAAAAAGAAAGGGAAAATAAATTTTCTGGTCCATTAATTTTTTCGTTTTTGGGTTTTGGTTCATCGAATTTTCAAAGTTTGGTTTTAAtacattaattttcatttttttttttttgctttcttCTCTGTTTTATCGAAGTGTTAACGTGATATCGAAAAATGAGATTCGACCCCTAAAAATGATGACATGATATCGCAAATTGCTTAAATGACATCAAAAAATTCTGATGTGATATCAAAAATTGCTTACTCGTCTTATGTCATGTCAACAATTAGatcaaaataacaaaaataaaaaataacgtaccaaaaaaatttgttttcctAAAAAGAAATATATGGTCCAAGTTTGAGAAAAACTAAAGGAAAAAAATGAACTAACTTTACAATCTCCTGAAGTCAAATTTCCTCTCTTCCTTGCCATCCCATTTTTCTTGCACATGTTTACTTTTGTTAGAAGAAAGGAAGCCTTCGAATCTAGCAAAAAGTTATGCTTAGCTTCTTCAAACATCAAAAGCCATTCACATAGGCTATAAAAGCCTAGTATACGTGAAAATTTCCATTTCAGTTTCAAACCCTCTGCAAAATTCTTTTAGTACCACGTACAAATTaacaatattaaaaaaaactaaaagtATTTTCCGACACAGAAGAAAAAAAAGCTATTATGGGTATTCCTGGAGCCATAGCAAGGCATTTGGATACACTCGTGGGGTATTTTTCTTACAATGTTTGCCAAATTATTCTTTATGACAtccattttattatttatttatttattattttggtTTCTGTCCTAATTTATTATCACCGTCGTAGTCGTCGTTTCAATATGTTGCGGTGGAAAGATCGATTGCctgattatttttattttgattgtcaTGCAGACCTGGAGTGATGCTTCTATTTCCCCTGTAAGATAAATAATTTTACTctctataaatttaaaaaaaaactaaataatatgaaatttttgattttgttcatatataataattaacagGTATGCTTCGATGAGAGCAATTGAGAGCCCCTCAATAGTAGATGATCAGCAATGGCTAACATACTGGGTTCTTTACTCCTTCATAACTCTATTCGAGCTTTCTTTCTGGAAAATTCTTCAATGGTACGATAATTCGATTTCTCTGTCGTATAGCCACACTGAATTAAACACTCAAATTTCTGATGGAAATTACCAATGCACGCAGGCTTCCATTCTGGCCATACATGAAGCTTCTGTTGTGTGTATGGCTGGTGTTGCCAATGTTCAATGGAGCagcatatatatatgaaaacttTGTGAGGAAATATGTAAATATCAGCAGTTATATGGATCATTCCAACGATCGATATCCGGATCAAGGCCAAAAAAGGGTCCTCCAGATGATGAGTCTTGATGCCAGAAAATCAGTTGAAAGATACATTGACAGACATGGTCCTGAAGCTTTTGATAGAATAGTCAAAGTGGTAAGCGATGACGAGCCGGAGGCCGGTTAACCTAATTTTAATCTTCCTTCAACTTTTTCTACTACAATATTTTTCCCTAGCTATCACACTAGCTTTCCTCCTACATTAATATGTGTTTTTTCgtataaaattcgatttttcgcttttcaactgTGGACCCTAAACAAGATCATTTCATTCCATTTTTACTAAAACGGTGAAGAATATTTCATTAGTAAAGAAAAAAGGGGGTGGAGGCTTAATCTTGATCACTCCCTCAGGAATAGGATGCAATAGTAGAGCGAATCTGTTAGAGAATACTCCACCACAAGTTGAGAAATTAAAGCACGCTAATTAGCCAATTGTCAATTTCTAGCCCAGAGCTGACCAGTACAACCATGTGTCACACCCTGTGGGCTTTGTCGTACCGTGTTAATTACTCGtttatataaaaaatgatttaattatgtCAATCTTCTTATCGATCTTGAGCAGGGTTCTTACAAGAAAACCGATGATCAACCTCTATTGTGTTTCTGACTTTAGCTTGAGGCACATATACAAAAAGCATAAGTTGAGGAAAATGTTTGTTTTCTTTGCAGGCTGAGAGAGAAGCAAGGAAACACTGAAGACATGGAAGAAATGTTTATATATGAAGAAAATACTTATACATATGTAGTGATCGATGAAGATGAATCCACGTAGAATTAAATTCAAACATTTGTATATTTCAAGAACATTCAAAGATTCTGATCAATATATATAGTTATCGTACATGTATACGCAGTGACGGAGCCAGAAATATGGCTCTATCCgtactaaaattttaaactctaaaatcttttaatattttaaattgatctaccttatcatattattccaaaattatacaaaatttaaatatacatttaaaaaaaaaaaaattaggctAGCCCGGATAAAAAACCATGTGGCTCCGCCTCTGTGTACACGGAGTTCCGGGGTGAGAACGCAGATGTGTTTAAgagtaattaaaatacaagaacgCCTGATGACAGACATAGTTTTCTATATTTACATTATCTAATAAACGAGGAAAGACTTGATCACTCCATCTCCATTTATTTCTTCCAAATCAATGGATACGCACAAAACATACACGGCCCATCACACGTACATCAAAGGGATGCTAGATCCAACGTCTCAAACAGAAACGGAGACGGAGGCGAGGCATCCGCCCacatctcaattttttttaatttcattgaTCAGAGAtcgattaaataaatattactttttatattaaaaaaaaagaagaattgAGTAATAGtttgaaaattatttatttaatttctctATAAGTTAAATCAAAAGAATTGACAAAGGATAAATTTGTAACATAGTTCCATTACTATATGAACGAGCTTTTACCGCTTTATCAAAAGTTTTAGTTGATGGTAACAATGctactcaaatcttttaaaccataTATTAGCACAAACACCACGTTTCAATTGCTTTATCCAGCATGGACAATCATTGCACCCAACAACCGTCCTCCCAATACTTATATTTATTGCAATCATTGGACATCGAACCGGTGACCTTAGATCTGATAACAATTGTAGGACTGAGTACTTGCTACTTCACCAAAAACTATAGCTGTTGGTAACAGtcgaactcaaatattttaaatcgtacaTCACATGCAACACGTTTCAGTTGCTCTACCCAATAAGAAAAATGATTGAACATGAGGTGATATTTACACTCCATTTTGTGATATCTACACTCCATTTTATATGTAAAATATGCGTTAAATTTATTCACAAATAGAATGccgataaaaaaattaaatgtaaatattaactCCCTCGTTGCACCCAACAATAAGAATTCAAAATGGAGTGTGATTAACAATATTTGGATTGTGGATATCACTGGCCTAAAACCAAGTAAGGAACCAATGGATTGAATTATCGACTCGATTAATTCACTTGCTTAAATTATCAGTAGATCAAACCAAAAGTTTGCTGGCCTAAAATAAAACATGGAACCGATTGATTGAATTATCGACCGAACTAATTCACTTGCCTAAATTATCTGTCGAATAAAACCGAAAATTTGCTACGTTTTACAACTAGCTAGAACTTTGGAAAATTTATCTTACTTTCTCCATGTTAGTATTTTTTTCTTGTGAGAGTATTGATATAGCGTTGCACATGTAACCTATATGTCCTTACTTCAACAACACCACATCAGCGCTAAGTCGTAAAAACTAATAAAATTGTAAGAAAAAATATCGGACAAATGctaaaatttgacaatataaatgatgaaaattgaaAAGTTTCAAATCTAAAATATCGAAATTTTCCCAAAAACTTATAGATTACTTAAACTT
This Primulina eburnea isolate SZY01 chromosome 2, ASM2296580v1, whole genome shotgun sequence DNA region includes the following protein-coding sequences:
- the LOC140824519 gene encoding protodermal factor 1-like isoform X1 gives rise to the protein MEKKRSVQAASVLLILSVMLSQNLVLSAANYFEEQKNFFNFPPSVYTPPSQGSGSGSYPCPTPSKGGSYTPTPSKGGSYKSPTPSKGGSYKSPTPSKGGSYGKPPSKGYSSSPVYHAPPVSTPTPVHKTPPSSLQNPPYSCIYWKTHPGLISAVFGWWGTVGSAFNTPTIPGFSPSTSLLQALSNTRTDGYGDLYREGTAALLNSMAHSASYPYSAAQVKDGFTAALSSNHAAAVQAKLYKMANEARVN
- the LOC140824519 gene encoding uncharacterized protein isoform X2 codes for the protein MEKKRSVQAASVLLILSVMLSQNLVLSAANYFEEQKNFFNFPPSVYTPPSQGSGSGSYPCPTPSKGGSYTPTPSKGGSYKSPTPSKGGSYGKPPSKGYSSSPVYHAPPVSTPTPVHKTPPSSLQNPPYSCIYWKTHPGLISAVFGWWGTVGSAFNTPTIPGFSPSTSLLQALSNTRTDGYGDLYREGTAALLNSMAHSASYPYSAAQVKDGFTAALSSNHAAAVQAKLYKMANEARVN
- the LOC140824520 gene encoding HVA22-like protein f isoform X1 gives rise to the protein MGIPGAIARHLDTLVGPGVMLLFPLYASMRAIESPSIVDDQQWLTYWVLYSFITLFELSFWKILQWLPFWPYMKLLLCVWLVLPMFNGAAYIYENFVRKYVNISSYMDHSNDRYPDQGQKRVLQMMSLDARKSVERYIDRHGPEAFDRIVKVAEREARKH
- the LOC140824520 gene encoding HVA22-like protein f isoform X2, encoding MLLFPLYASMRAIESPSIVDDQQWLTYWVLYSFITLFELSFWKILQWLPFWPYMKLLLCVWLVLPMFNGAAYIYENFVRKYVNISSYMDHSNDRYPDQGQKRVLQMMSLDARKSVERYIDRHGPEAFDRIVKVAEREARKH